The nucleotide window ACGGACCGGCTCGCTGACGCTGACGTCCGCACCGATGTCGACGTGCTCGCTCATCCCCTTGCACTGTTCGAGCTGTTCGCGTGCGGCCTCGGGGCTGGCGTCGGGCCCGGCGGCGATGCCACACTCCATCGCGCCCTCCTCGCGGAGTTCGGTCACGACGTCCCGTGTGTCGAGGCGGTCGAGCGCGGGCACGCCCGTTTCGGTGAGCCACTCCGCCACGTCGTCGGTGAGTTCGCGGGCGACTACTGCAGTGGGCTGGACGTTCTCGGATTCGAAGCGCTCGTCACGCACCCCGTAGTTCCCGATGAGCGGGTACGAGAACGTGAGTATCTGCTGGGCGTACGAGGGATCGGTGAGACTCTCCTCGTAGCCCGTGTACGCCGTCGTGAACACCAGTTCGCCGCGGGCGGTGCCCGGCGCGCGCGAGCGTCCGGTCAGCACGATGCCACCCTCGATGGCGACGTAGGCCTCTTCCATTACGATATGCGTACAGACGCACCCCTAATAACCGTTGTGTTCGAAACAAAGTTACGATATTCGTAATCATGAAGTGTCGGCCGGCGATAGGGGAGGGATGGACGACCTCGACCGCCGGATTCTGGACGTGCTCCGACGGGACTCCCGAACGCCCTATACCGAGATCGCCGCACAGGTCGGCACCTCCGAGGGAACGGTCAGGAATCGCGTCGAGCGACTCATCGAGGACGACACGATCGAGCGGTTCACCGTGACCACCCGCACGGGAAATATCAAGGCGATGATCGAGGTGAGCGTCGCCGTCGACGTCGACACCTCGGCGGTCTCCGAGCGGATGGCCGAGTGGCCCGAGGTCGATTTCGTCTGGCAGGTCTCGGGCGAGGAGGACGTCGTACTGATCGTCGACGCGGCCGACACGAGCGCCGTCAACGATCTCATCACGGAGGCGCGCGAACTCGACGACGTCATCTCGACGAAGACAAGACTCATCCTGGACGAACGGCGCGAATGAGTCGGGTCGTATCAGAAATTCGATGAACTAGGTGGAGAAAACACGTTAGAGCAAACGAGGAGCCAGACCGCAAACACTGCCAGCGGTAGCGAGCCGATCACGCCGGTCACTGCGGGACCGAGAAGTCGACTCGGATCGTTCTGCGTGAACAGCAGCATGATGCCGGCGTTCGCGTTGATCGCAGCGTGACCGATGACGGCGGGCCAGACACTGTTGCCCCGCAGCGTCACCCATCCAAGGAACACGCCGGCGACGACAGTAAAATACACCATCGCAAGGCTACCGAGCAGCGGCGTTTCGGGATAGTTGTATCCCAGCACGATCAGCGGCCAGTGCCAGACGCCCCAGATCACTCCCGACAGCAAGATGGCCCGACGACCGCCGAGAGGGAGGAGTTTCGGTAGCAGATACGCCCGCCAACCGAACTCCTCACCGAACGTGGCCACGCAGTTGACTGCCGTGTTGATCGTGGGGGCAGCCACTGCCGCGATGAGTGCGAGTTCCCGTGGTTCGATCGGGAGTTCCGTCCCCTGTGTCACTCCAAGTGTCTCACCCACGGCACTCAGCGTTGGGTCGAAAAATTCCGGAAACAGCACAAAGAAAACCGTCGCCCCGAGATAGAGCAGGACCGGCGGCACGACCCACGCGACGGCCCACCACCGCCAGTGACGTCGTCGCGGGCGCAGAGCCAGTCCATCCCAGCCCTCACCGGTAACGAGTCGTGTGAGAACGTTTGCTATCGCCGGTGAAAACATGTAGCCGGTGACGACGAGCACGAGCCAGAGCCGAACACCGGCGAACACCATCGGGCTCTCGGAGCCGATACCGCCGGTCATGGAGACGATCACACCGATCGTCCACGAGATCCCGAAAGCAAACAGTACGAACAGCCCCACACGCCGCCACTCCACGTCGCCATCGTCGGATCCTGTCGCCATCGGGAACGCGTCCCGGTCCGAGCGTTTCGTCTTCGATGTCGTCATACGTCTTCGTGAATGGCCCGACCGATATACTCAGGGTACCGTCAATCGTCCTCCGGCGGCGTTCCGACGCCGGGCGTCGCCCAGTCGGGCGTGTCGAGCTGATCCTTCTCGGCATGGACATACCGATAGAGTCGACCGATGAGCCGGTAGGGGAGCCAGTCGGCGACGCGGGGCTCGACACGCCCGTCGCGAATGGCCGCGACGACGTTTTCGGGCGTCGGCTCGT belongs to Halococcus qingdaonensis and includes:
- a CDS encoding Lrp/AsnC family transcriptional regulator codes for the protein MDDLDRRILDVLRRDSRTPYTEIAAQVGTSEGTVRNRVERLIEDDTIERFTVTTRTGNIKAMIEVSVAVDVDTSAVSERMAEWPEVDFVWQVSGEEDVVLIVDAADTSAVNDLITEARELDDVISTKTRLILDERRE
- a CDS encoding CPBP family intramembrane glutamic endopeptidase; the protein is MATGSDDGDVEWRRVGLFVLFAFGISWTIGVIVSMTGGIGSESPMVFAGVRLWLVLVVTGYMFSPAIANVLTRLVTGEGWDGLALRPRRRHWRWWAVAWVVPPVLLYLGATVFFVLFPEFFDPTLSAVGETLGVTQGTELPIEPRELALIAAVAAPTINTAVNCVATFGEEFGWRAYLLPKLLPLGGRRAILLSGVIWGVWHWPLIVLGYNYPETPLLGSLAMVYFTVVAGVFLGWVTLRGNSVWPAVIGHAAINANAGIMLLFTQNDPSRLLGPAVTGVIGSLPLAVFAVWLLVCSNVFSPPSSSNF